One stretch of Pomacea canaliculata isolate SZHN2017 linkage group LG11, ASM307304v1, whole genome shotgun sequence DNA includes these proteins:
- the LOC112575424 gene encoding uncharacterized protein LOC112575424 — protein sequence MRCHFSLKVLLEFILLLEFHLTWSLRFSRCPVGHVYNPPELTFFAGYSGVHCAVLCSQTAQCRAVSVCPGDSRTRGGGGSRGVRCALHMGQQVQSCDALDAAPSPSCFYMKKMSDESEQNFDAEISTHTVAVSTETPFCLNGGTLVDGKCHCQIQYSGFRCQRLIRDCTEAFSNGYTNDSLSDVYWIQPLLAPAPFLIHCGLNNGGVSHPLKMTSWVNPNLTWQELKSGNNLTNYPHNYFIGLENLYYLVSQADYTNHMYFMFNNYQGWASSFYHRFTIGPESKNYSLSYTTHDTLPDHPSDNNLMSSPVFCTVDHCPTTCAQQMNSSGWYNSSCSGLTLSTNQTLAFQRQHQKLRFSGV from the exons ATGCGCTGCCATTTCTCGCTGAAGGTGCTGCTGGAGTTCATTTTACTCCTTGAGTTCCACCTCACGTGGAGTCTACGGTTCTCTCGCTGTCCCGTGGGTCACGTGTATAACCCTCCTGAACTTACTTTCTTTGCTGGGTATTCGGGTGTCCACTGCGCTGTCCTGTGTTCCCAGACTGCCCAGTGCCGGGCGGTCAGCGTGTGTCCAGGCGACAGCCGGactcgtggtggtggtggtagtcgTGGTGTGAGGTGTGCCCTTCACATGGGTCAGCAGGTGCAGAGCTGTGATGCCCTCGATGCAGCCCCGTCGCCCTCCTGCTTCTACATGAAGAAG ATGTCGGATGAGAGTGAACAAAACTTTGATGCGGAAATCAGCACCCACACTGTCGCAGTGTCCACAGAAACgccattttgtttaaatggcGGAACCCTGGTTGACGGGAAGTGTCACTGTCAGATTCAATATTCCGGATTTAGATGTCAGCGTTTAATCAGAG ACTGCACTGAGGCTTTCAGCAACGGGTATACAAATGACAGTCTCAGTGACGTCTACTGGATCCAGCCTTTGCTAGCTCCGGCACCTTTTCTG ATTCACTGCGGCCTAAACAACGGTGGAGTATCTCACCCCTTGAAAATGACAAGCTGGGTTAATCCCAATTTGACTTGGCAAGAACTGAAATCTGGGAATAATCTGACTAATTATCCACATAATTATTTCATTGGTCTCGAAAACCTTTACTACCTTGTCAGCCAGGCCGACTACACAAACCACATGTATTTCATGTTCAACAACTACCAAGGTTGGGCAAGCAGTTTCTACCATCGCTTCACTATCGGTCCTGAGAGTAAAAACTACTCACTGTCTTATACTACCCACGACACTCTTCCTGACCATCCATCGGACAACAATTTGATGTCCTCTCCTGTCTTCTGCACTGTGGACCATTGTCCCACAACATGCGCCCAGCAGATGAACTCGTCCGGCTGGTACAACAGTTCTTGTTCTGGCCTCAcgctttccacaaaccaaactCTGGCCTTTCAACGGCAACATCAGAAACTACGATTTAGTGGAGTTTAA
- the LOC112575724 gene encoding uncharacterized protein LOC112575724 yields the protein MQYGGTTCQRLIRDCTEPYESGHRLSSPGKVLLIQPAGTAVHFPMICILDWGGVGYALARSNTISFNANWTTAKTWIGDNLSSNESDAHYFIGLENLHNLLSQANYQANLHYTYNSLPDRVTIPYTNFAIGPKDSCTQCPTPSPSSPTTTVSRDAIQLSSPLGITT from the exons ATGCAGTATGGTGGAACAACATGTCAGAGACTGATTAGAG ACTGTACCGAACCGTATGAAAGTGGTCATAGATTATCCTCTCCAGGAAAGGTGCTCCTGATACAACCTGCAGGAACTGCTGTACATTTCCCG ATGATATGTATCCTCGACTGGGGAGGCGTAGGGTATGCTCTAGCAAGGAGCAACACGATCTCTTTCAACGCCAACTGGACAACAGCAAAGACCTGGATCGGGGACAACTTGTCCTCGAACGAATCGGATGCTCACTACTTCATCGGATTGGAAAACCTCCACAACTTGTTGAGCCAGGCGAACTATCAGGCCAACTTGCACTACACATACAACTCTCTCCCAGATCGAGTCACCATACCTTACACTAACTTTGCCATCGGACCGAAAGATTCATGTACGCAATGTCCTACACCTTCCCCCAGCAGTCCTACGACGACGGTTTCAAGGGACGCTATCCAATTGTCTTCTCCACTTGGGATCACGACTTAA